TCTCCAGGAGCTTCATGCCGATGCCCCGCCGCAGGTAGTCGGGGGAGACATAGACCGCTTCAATGAAGCCGTGCTCACGGTCCAGCTGGCCGAAGCCGATGACCTTGCCGCCGTACTCGGCAACGATCAGTTCATGCCGCTCCATGGTGTGCGCATAGTATTCAGGCGTTATCGAGCCGGACCAGTGATGGATCTCGAGCGGTGTATAGTAGGGCCGCGACACTTCCTGTATGGCCCGGAAGCGAATGAGCCAGATCGCCTCTTTATCCGCATCACGCGCCCTCCGGATGCTCACCGAGTTGCTTTCGATCAAGACGGGCATGAACGCCCCCTTTTGCTGGGCTGCCGGGAAGCATGTCGAGAGATCGGGTGCGCCGGTCAGTAGAGCGGTTGGTTTATCCTCTGGCCCCGGCAGTCGAAGGTTACATCGGCAATGCCGAGCTTTTTGAAAAACGAGGTCTGTCCGGCGATTTCGATCAGCTCCCACTCGTCCTCGCCGCAGAGAAAATCGTGGAGTATCTTCACCGACGGCATCCGGCAGTCGTCCACCCCTACAATGCCGCCGACCCTGAGGCGGCGTTCGGTATAGTGCCAGTCCAGGCAGGGAAAGGGGAATCGGTGGGCGCCGTCGATAAAGACGAGGTCCAGGACCTCGGGAATGAGCCTGCTCTGGACCAGAGCGCTGTCCGAGCTCTCGTGGATGAAGGTGACCGTTCCCGTGATGCGTTGCCGGGCGAGGTAGGCGCGGACGCGCGCGGTGTGCTCATGCTGCGGCGTGATGCAGACGTGGTGCGTGCCGGACAGGGCGAAGATGATGGTGGTCTGTCCCGCTCCGGTCTCGAGCGTGCTCATACCGGGAGCGAGGCAACGGTAGAGAAACCGCAGCGCCGCCTCGGAAACAGCCCAGTTGGCAGGCGTACCGTCGGGCAGGTGGTGAAAATCGGGGTTGTCGGCGATAAGCCGGTCGAGCAGGTGGACCATAGCTGTCGTGCCGTTACCTTGCACAGGGCAGTGTATAGAGGGTTAGCGAGGGAGACGGAACAGGCTCAGACATGCATGAAAGCTTGTACCACAATTATATCACGATTCGGGAGAGGAGAGTCGCTGCTGCAGCGTGGTCTCCTTTTCAAAGCGCAGGGAATGGAGTATGATTCTTATAGAATCTCCCGCAGACACGGAGGCTTTTATGGCGAACAGGCACAGGGCGGCCGTGGTCGGCCTCCTCCCCTCTCTTACTCTTCTAGCCGCGCTCGCCGTCGCTGCTGCAGACGGTCCGGGCGATCAGGCTGCGGACCGGAAGAAGTACCCGGAGAGGAGCATCGTGATCGTCCCCCCGGGGGCGGTGATCGACAGCGACTACTTCGCCTCCGGCCGGACGGTCCGGATCTCGGGCACCGTCAACGGAGATGTGTATGCCGCGGCCGGCGAGGTCATGGTCGACGGCACGGTAAACGGCGACCTGCTCGCCGCGGGCGGCACGGTTACGGTTGCGGGAAAGGTGGCGCAGGATATACGGGTAGCCGGAGGGCGTGTTACGGTTAGCGGCGCCGTCGGCAAGGATGCGACGGTCGCCGGCGGTGATATAACGCTCGGCAGGAGCGGCTCAATAAAGGAGAGCCTCGCCGCAGCAGGCGGAACGATCAGCGTGGCGGGTCCGGTCGGCAGGGATGTGCGTATCATGGGGGGGACCTTCTCTCTCTCGGACAGAGTAGGAGGCGATCTTACGGCTGCGGCGCGGCGGATCGTCCTCGCTCCGGGTGCCGAGGTCGCCGGAGCTTTTACCTACCGGAGTCCCGGAAGGGCGTATATCGACGAGCAGGCGAAGATCGCCGGACCGGTGACCTAT
The genomic region above belongs to Nitrospirota bacterium and contains:
- a CDS encoding GNAT family N-acetyltransferase — protein: MPVLIESNSVSIRRARDADKEAIWLIRFRAIQEVSRPYYTPLEIHHWSGSITPEYYAHTMERHELIVAEYGGKVIGFGQLDREHGFIEAVYVSPDYLRRGIGMKLLETLEQKALDRGCIMLQLCSSLNALPFYERAGYKAAMNIRLRLSNGFEIPCIYMTKKLAPASESGSCGYSPPISL
- a CDS encoding class I SAM-dependent methyltransferase; translation: MVHLLDRLIADNPDFHHLPDGTPANWAVSEAALRFLYRCLAPGMSTLETGAGQTTIIFALSGTHHVCITPQHEHTARVRAYLARQRITGTVTFIHESSDSALVQSRLIPEVLDLVFIDGAHRFPFPCLDWHYTERRLRVGGIVGVDDCRMPSVKILHDFLCGEDEWELIEIAGQTSFFKKLGIADVTFDCRGQRINQPLY